In one window of Zingiber officinale cultivar Zhangliang chromosome 11A, Zo_v1.1, whole genome shotgun sequence DNA:
- the LOC122031327 gene encoding uncharacterized protein KIAA1522-like — MPCVLPLDGLNQEIGLGIRSKYWRIALLPITATPTLEAVEVTGKKPPAPFTGPSQWRSLLASDFPSHVHEPACSAAADKLRGVVVRLSVLMLEGILHAFGLSPVSTKIGAPFVAAILRSFACQETPSVVVLQALNEELTQGLPSDPAAAAGPQLSEPRTFDAGATLTLIEPPALSPADSALPCISAQPATEPSPAGQVPSLPPTMKLRLTRKGKRTAPVTATSPPPPRRQRVVSISSPTRSSDTSSTQETSLAREKASDLEVADPPLDLTAPVPIQSVLAAPPSSSGDQPPDSLAPFASPLLVPMSSAMPTLNLPSTDLAFKASWRLPSETDRPTCPLPTYRLSLTCSASLSAVQRAAELQREKAALKARLQELEPPAASSTPPEPSLGSLDAYLRAAGESAASALAISHAAFDKLQQLEAALKISESSLASEADRHQATVSELKAKEAELLSRSADLSSPQQSQELLQTGLADAQALETFPSFEADDGLFLLEAPHHAADPAPGDISAQALPAAAPETSVDPASSAIVLADPGLLPLASSDPAPSSSDVV, encoded by the exons CCCCCTGCCCCCTTCACCGGGCCTTCTCAATGGCGTTCCCTCCTCGCTTCGGACTTCCCTTCGCATGTCCATGAACCTGCCTGCTCCGCGGCTGCGGACAAGCTGAGAGGTGTTGTTGTTCGCCTGTCTGtgctgatgctagaaggcattctgCACGCTTTTGGTCTTAGCCCTGTTTCCACGAaaatcggagctccttttg TGGCTGCCATCCTCCGTTCCTTCGCCTGTCAAGAGACACCCTCGGTGGtcgttctgcaagctctgaacgaAGAGCTGACGCAAGGTCTACCTTCTGATCCCGCCGCTGCCGCCGGTCCACAGCTTTCGGAACCCCGGACCTTTGATGCGGGGGCCACCCTGACGCTTATTGAGCCACCTGCTCTCAGCCCTGCAGACTCAGCCCTACCCTGCATCTCCGCTCAACCTGCGACTGAGCCGTCGCCCGCAGGACAAGTGCCTTCTCTCCCTCCAACTATGAAGCTGCGCCTTACGCGCAAGGGCAAGAGAACGGCCCCAGTCaccgcaacttctcctccacctcctcgccgtcAACGCGTAGTGAGCATCTCTTCCCCCACCAGGTCCTCAGATACGAGCTCGACCCAGGAGACAAGCTTGGCCCGggagaaggcctctgatctggaggtggCAGACCCGCCATTGGACTTGACCGCTCCGGTGCCAATCCAGAGTGTATTAGCTGCCCCGCCTTCGTCCTCTGGCGATCAGCCCCCGGACTCGCTGGCTCCCTTCGCCTCTCCTCTTCTCGTGCCTATGAGCTCGGCCATGCCGACTCTGAACCTGCCCTCTACAGACCTGGCCTTTAAAGCTTCCTGGAGGCTCCCTTCAGAGACCGACCGGCCTACGTGCCCACTGCCGACCTATCGCCTATCTTTG ACCTGCTCCGCGAGTCTGAGCGCCGTGCAACGAGCGgccgagcttcagcgagagaaAGCGGCGCTCAAGGCGCGTCTTCAGGAACTAGAGCCCCCTGCGGCTTCCTCAACTCCTCCTGAGCCTTCTCTTGGAAGCTTGGATGCTTATCTGCGTGCCGCCGGGGAATCTGCGGCCTCTGCTCTGGCCATTTCCCATGCCGCCTTCGATAAACTTCAACAGTTGGAGGCGGCTTTGAAGATAAGTGAGTCTTCCTTGGCTTCTGAAGCGGATCGTCATCAAGCGACAGTTTCTGAGCTGAAAGccaaagaggcagagctgctctccCGATCGGCGGATTTGAGTTCGCCACAGCAAAGTCAGGAGCTCCTGCAAACGGGGTTGGCCGATGCCCAGGCCCTG gaaacTTTCCCTTCCTTCGAAGCTGATGACGGACTTTTCCTCCTGGAGGCTCCTCATCATGCTGCCGATCCAGCTCCCGGGGATATTTCTGCCCAGGCCCTTCCTGCTGCTGCTCCTGAAACGTCTGTTGACCCTGCGTCTTCCGCCATAGTGCTGGCTGACCCCGGGCTCCTTCCGTTGGCTTCCAGTGACCCTGCCCCCTCTTCTTCAGATGTTGTGTAG